In one Lolium rigidum isolate FL_2022 chromosome 3, APGP_CSIRO_Lrig_0.1, whole genome shotgun sequence genomic region, the following are encoded:
- the LOC124698090 gene encoding universal stress protein PHOS32-like yields the protein MDPAPAEGRRVLVAVDEGDESAHALRWCLANFAARGDTVLLLYVRAPPPTYSVLDATGPAGYMFAEEATAAVDGYSKQVADAVVEKAQKLCALHGKDNGEMKVEVKVSVGDPRSVICEMVDKLGADVLVMGSHGYGLFKRALLGSVSDYCVRNANCPVLIVKS from the exons ATGGATCCAGCTCCAGCTGAGGGCCGACGGGTACTGGTTGCCGTGGACGAGGGCGACGAGAGCGCCCACGCCCTGCGGTGGTGCCTCGCCAACTTCGCCGCGCGCGGCGACACCGTCCTCCTGCTCTACGTCAGGGCGCCGCCGCCCACCTACTCCGTGCTCGACGCCACCG GACCGGCGGGCTACATGTTCGCCGAggaggccaccgccgccgtcgacggCTACAGCAAGCAGGTGGCGGACGCCGTGGTGGAGAAGGCGCAGAAGCTCTGCGCGCTCCACGGCAAAGACAACGGCGAGATGAAGGTGGAGGTCAAGGTCTCGGTTGGGGACCCCAGGAGCGTCATCTGCGAGATGGTGGACAAGCTCGGAGCCGACGTGCTCGTCATGGGGAGCCATGGCTATGGCCTCTTCAAGAG GGCTCTGCTCGGGAGCGTCAGCGATTACTGCGTCAGGAACGCCAACTGCCCCGTTCTCATCGTGAAGTCGTAA